The following proteins are encoded in a genomic region of Streptococcus gwangjuense:
- the birA gene encoding bifunctional biotin--[acetyl-CoA-carboxylase] ligase/biotin operon repressor BirA: MKSYQAVYQILAKETDYISGEKIAEELSLTRTSIWKAIKRLEQEGIEIDSIKNKGYKLVNGDLILPELLEQNLPIKISFKPETRSTQLDAKEAIDLGNEANTLYLASYQTAGRGRFQRSFYSPQGGIYMTLHLKPNLPYDQLPSYTLLVAGAIYKAIKNLTLIDVDIKWVNDIYLKNHKIGGILTEAMTSVETGLVTDIIIGVGINFTIKDFPQELKEKAASLFKVPAPITRNELIIEIWRAFFETPAEELLYLYKKQSFVLGKEVTFTLDQKDYKGLAKDISENGKLLVQCDNGKEIWLNSGEISLKSWK, encoded by the coding sequence ATGAAATCATACCAAGCCGTCTACCAAATTCTAGCTAAAGAAACCGATTATATCAGCGGAGAAAAGATTGCAGAAGAACTATCACTGACTCGAACATCAATTTGGAAAGCCATCAAGCGTTTAGAACAAGAAGGCATTGAAATTGATAGTATCAAAAACAAAGGCTATAAACTGGTGAATGGAGACCTTATTCTTCCAGAACTTCTAGAACAAAATCTTCCAATTAAAATCAGTTTTAAACCCGAAACAAGATCAACACAACTCGATGCAAAAGAAGCAATTGATTTAGGAAATGAAGCAAACACCCTCTATCTAGCTTCCTATCAAACAGCTGGTCGAGGCCGTTTTCAACGTTCTTTCTACTCACCCCAAGGTGGCATTTATATGACACTCCATCTTAAACCCAATCTCCCATATGACCAATTACCATCCTACACACTACTTGTAGCAGGAGCTATCTACAAAGCCATTAAGAACCTAACTTTAATAGATGTCGACATAAAATGGGTCAATGATATCTACCTCAAAAATCATAAAATTGGAGGAATCCTCACTGAAGCAATGACCTCTGTAGAAACTGGCTTAGTCACAGATATCATTATTGGAGTAGGAATCAACTTTACTATTAAAGACTTCCCTCAAGAATTAAAAGAAAAAGCTGCTAGTTTATTTAAAGTACCAGCACCTATAACAAGAAATGAATTAATCATAGAGATCTGGCGTGCTTTCTTCGAAACACCTGCAGAAGAGCTATTATACCTATACAAAAAACAGTCCTTCGTTCTAGGAAAAGAAGTGACTTTTACACTAGATCAAAAAGACTACAAAGGACTTGCTAAAGATATCTCAGAAAATGGCAAACTTTTAGTTCAATGTGATAACGGAAAAGAAATATGGCTCAATAGCGGAGAAATTTCACTCAAGAGTTGGAAGTAG
- the rlmD gene encoding 23S rRNA (uracil(1939)-C(5))-methyltransferase RlmD, translated as MNLKVKQKIPLKIKRMGINGEGIGFYQKTLVFVPGALKGEDIYCQITSIKRNFVEAKLLKVNKKSKFRVVPACTIYNECGGCQIMHLHYDKQLEFKTDLLHQALKKFAPAGYENYEIRPTIGMQEPKYYRAKLQFQTRKFKNQVKAGLYAQNSHYLVELKDCLVQDKETQVIANRLAELLTYHQIPITDERKVLGVRTIMVRRARKTGQVQIIIVTNRQLNLTQLVKDLVKDFPEVVTVAVNTNTAKTSEIYGEKTEIIWGQESIQEGVLDYEFSLSPRAFYQLNPEQTEVLYSEAVKALDVDKEDHLIDAYCGVGTIGFAFAKKVKTLRGMDIIPEAIEDATRNAKRMGFDNTHYEAGTAEEIIPRWYKEGYRADALIVDPPRTGLDDKLLDTILTYVPEKMVYISCNVSTLARDLVRLVEVYDLHYIQSVDMFPHTARTEAVVKLIKKV; from the coding sequence ATGAATCTGAAAGTGAAACAAAAAATACCATTAAAAATCAAGCGCATGGGAATTAATGGTGAGGGAATCGGCTTTTATCAAAAAACCTTAGTCTTTGTGCCTGGTGCTCTCAAAGGTGAAGATATCTATTGTCAGATTACTTCTATTAAACGTAACTTTGTAGAGGCAAAATTACTGAAGGTCAACAAGAAGTCTAAATTCCGTGTTGTCCCAGCTTGTACTATTTACAATGAATGCGGAGGCTGCCAAATCATGCATCTGCATTATGATAAGCAGCTGGAGTTCAAGACGGACTTACTTCACCAAGCGCTCAAAAAATTTGCCCCTGCAGGATATGAAAACTATGAAATCCGCCCGACGATTGGAATGCAGGAACCCAAGTACTATCGTGCTAAGTTACAATTTCAGACTCGAAAATTTAAAAATCAGGTCAAGGCAGGTCTGTATGCACAAAACTCTCACTATTTAGTAGAGTTGAAAGACTGCCTGGTACAAGACAAGGAAACCCAAGTGATTGCTAATCGTCTAGCAGAATTACTTACTTATCACCAGATTCCAATCACGGATGAGAGAAAAGTTCTAGGTGTTAGAACGATAATGGTCCGACGAGCAAGAAAGACTGGACAGGTTCAGATTATTATTGTTACAAACCGTCAGCTTAATTTAACCCAACTAGTAAAAGACTTAGTTAAAGATTTTCCAGAAGTTGTGACAGTAGCTGTGAATACAAATACAGCTAAAACCAGTGAGATTTATGGTGAAAAGACAGAGATTATCTGGGGACAAGAGAGTATTCAAGAAGGTGTACTCGATTATGAATTTTCACTATCCCCTCGAGCATTCTATCAACTAAATCCTGAACAAACAGAAGTCCTCTATAGCGAGGCGGTAAAAGCGTTGGATGTTGATAAAGAAGACCATTTGATTGACGCTTATTGTGGAGTTGGAACAATTGGTTTTGCCTTTGCAAAGAAAGTTAAAACACTAAGAGGTATGGATATTATTCCAGAAGCCATTGAAGATGCTACGCGAAATGCTAAAAGAATGGGATTTGACAACACACATTACGAAGCAGGAACAGCGGAAGAGATTATTCCTCGCTGGTATAAGGAAGGCTACCGAGCAGATGCTCTGATCGTAGATCCACCACGTACAGGTCTGGATGACAAGTTATTAGATACAATTCTTACCTATGTACCAGAAAAAATGGTCTATATTTCTTGCAATGTTTCGACCTTGGCTCGTGATTTGGTAAGGTTAGTAGAAGTCTATGATCTCCATTATATCCAGTCGGTCGATATGTTCCCACACACCGCTCGAACTGAAGCAGTGGTAAAATTAATTAAAAAAGTTTAA
- the recX gene encoding recombination regulator RecX — MKITKLEKKKRLYLMELDNGDKCYITEDTIVRFMLSRDKVISEEELKDIQDFAQFSYGKNLALYHLSFKARTEKEVREYLKKYDIDENILSQVIINLKKDKWINDAQYAYAIINANQLSGDKGPYVLTQKLTQKGISKSTIEEILKEFDFSEVAQRVANKLLKKYEGKLPARALQDKIIQNLTNKGFSYSDAKSAFDQLDSQVDQETTQELIFRELDKQYAKYARKYEGYELKQRLTQVLARKGYDFSDIASALREYL, encoded by the coding sequence ATGAAAATCACAAAACTTGAAAAGAAAAAAAGACTCTATCTGATGGAGCTTGATAATGGCGACAAATGCTATATTACTGAAGATACAATTGTTCGTTTTATGTTATCAAGAGATAAGGTGATAAGCGAAGAAGAATTGAAAGATATTCAGGACTTTGCCCAATTTTCTTACGGTAAGAATCTAGCTCTCTACCACTTATCCTTTAAAGCGCGCACTGAAAAAGAAGTCAGAGAATATCTGAAAAAATACGATATTGATGAAAACATCCTTTCTCAAGTCATTATTAATCTTAAAAAAGATAAGTGGATTAATGATGCTCAGTACGCTTATGCTATCATCAATGCCAATCAACTTTCAGGAGACAAGGGGCCTTATGTACTGACTCAGAAACTAACACAAAAAGGGATTTCAAAATCCACTATAGAAGAGATACTGAAAGAATTTGATTTTTCTGAAGTTGCTCAACGTGTAGCTAATAAACTATTGAAAAAATATGAGGGAAAACTTCCAGCTCGTGCCTTGCAAGATAAGATTATCCAGAACTTGACCAACAAGGGGTTTTCCTATTCTGATGCTAAAAGTGCCTTTGACCAGTTGGATAGTCAAGTTGACCAAGAAACGACTCAGGAACTCATCTTCAGGGAACTTGATAAGCAATATGCCAAGTATGCCCGAAAATATGAAGGATACGAACTTAAACAGCGTTTAACCCAAGTTTTAGCACGAAAGGGCTACGATTTTTCGGATATAGCAAGCGCTCTCAGAGAATATCTTTAA
- a CDS encoding DUF402 domain-containing protein, which produces MKLPKEGDFITIQSYKHDGSLHRTWRDTMVLKTTENAIIGVNDHTLVTESDGRRWVTREPAIVYFHKKYWFNIIAMIRDNGISYYCNMASPYYLDEEALKYIDYDLDVKIFTDGEKRLLDVEEYERHKRKMNYSDDLDYILKEHVKILVDWINNGRGPFSEAYINIWYKRYVELKNR; this is translated from the coding sequence ATGAAGCTTCCAAAAGAAGGCGACTTTATTACAATTCAAAGTTATAAGCATGATGGGAGTCTCCACCGAACTTGGCGGGATACCATGGTACTAAAAACAACAGAAAACGCCATTATTGGTGTCAACGATCATACACTGGTTACCGAAAGTGATGGTCGTCGTTGGGTCACTCGAGAACCGGCTATTGTTTACTTTCACAAGAAATATTGGTTTAATATCATTGCCATGATTCGCGATAATGGAATTTCCTACTATTGCAATATGGCTAGCCCCTACTATCTGGATGAAGAAGCACTGAAGTATATTGATTACGATTTGGATGTTAAAATTTTTACAGATGGGGAAAAACGTCTCTTGGATGTTGAGGAGTACGAGCGTCACAAACGCAAAATGAATTATTCTGATGACTTGGACTATATTTTAAAAGAACATGTCAAAATTCTTGTTGATTGGATTAACAATGGACGAGGTCCTTTCTCAGAAGCCTATATAAACATTTGGTACAAGCGCTATGTAGAACTAAAGAATCGGTAA
- a CDS encoding epoxyqueuosine reductase QueH encodes MIDVEEILSKMNPNQKINYDRVMQKMVQVWEKNEQRPTILMHVCCAPCSTYTLEYLTKYADVTIYFANSNIHPKAEYHKRAYVTKKFVSDFNERTGNTVQYLEAPYEPNEYRKLVRGLEEEPEGGDRCKVCFDYRLDKTAQVAMDLGFDYFGSALTISPHKNSQTINSIGIDVQKIYTTHYLPSDFKKNQGYKRSVEMCEEYDIYRQCYCGCVYAAQAQNIDLVQVKKDATAFLLDKDVEKDYSHIKFTVTKLDI; translated from the coding sequence ATGATCGATGTAGAAGAAATTCTGAGCAAGATGAACCCCAATCAGAAGATTAATTATGACCGTGTCATGCAGAAGATGGTACAAGTATGGGAGAAAAATGAGCAACGTCCAACTATTCTCATGCATGTTTGCTGTGCCCCTTGCAGTACCTATACTCTAGAATATTTGACTAAGTATGCAGACGTGACTATCTATTTTGCCAATTCTAATATCCATCCCAAGGCAGAATACCATAAGCGGGCTTACGTCACCAAGAAATTTGTTAGTGATTTTAATGAGCGGACAGGAAATACGGTTCAGTACCTAGAAGCTCCCTACGAACCAAATGAATATCGTAAGTTAGTCAGAGGACTGGAAGAAGAGCCAGAAGGTGGCGACCGTTGCAAGGTTTGCTTTGACTACCGACTGGATAAGACAGCACAAGTGGCTATGGATTTGGGCTTTGACTACTTTGGCTCAGCCTTGACCATCAGTCCTCATAAGAACTCTCAAACCATTAACAGCATCGGAATCGATGTGCAAAAAATCTACACAACCCACTATCTTCCCAGCGATTTCAAGAAAAATCAAGGCTACAAACGTTCGGTAGAGATGTGTGAAGAGTATGACATTTACCGTCAATGTTATTGTGGATGTGTCTATGCAGCACAAGCCCAGAATATTGACCTGGTTCAGGTTAAGAAAGATGCCACAGCGTTCTTGCTGGATAAGGATGTTGAAAAAGACTATTCCCACATCAAATTTACTGTTACGAAATTAGATATATAG